One genomic window of Quercus lobata isolate SW786 chromosome 9, ValleyOak3.0 Primary Assembly, whole genome shotgun sequence includes the following:
- the LOC115962022 gene encoding protein ASPARTIC PROTEASE IN GUARD CELL 2-like, giving the protein MAFIVIILILAGITTSASTTTATNSTKLELLHRERNGNYSHWFQQRMKRDAKRVAYLMNHMEQVDFVGEVVSGVNEGVGEYIIPIEIGSPPIAQHVIMDTGSDLIWVQCQKCQQCHSQFDPIFDPARSSSYTEIPCESSACDRLNGKQDCDREGSCSYRASYADVSESKGTLVFETIVFGDVRILNMAIGCGYMNKGTFGHQAGIMGLGAGPLSLVYEIPVGGFFSYCLPSRDSQVSGSLVIGKEAISTGSVWVPLLSSIKNPSFYYVRMIGLGVGGIRLPISEDIFHLTESGDGGVIIDSGTTVSRFPKVAYEAFRDAFIAQTMDIPRAPGVDLFDTCFNLPNTIDMPLVSFHFWSDIGEVSLVIPPRNFLVVVDNMRTACFAFAPSPASFSIIGNIQQEQIKISYNTVGGTLGFGPDLCM; this is encoded by the coding sequence ATGGCATTCATTGTGATCATTTTAATTCTAGCTGGGATCACCACATCCGCTTCCACCACCACCGCAACCAACTCCACCAAGCTAGAGCTGCTACATAGAGAAAGAAATGGCAACTATAGCCATTGGTTTCAACAAAGAATGAAACGTGATGCCAAAAGGGTTGCGTACCTTATGAATCACATGGAGCAAGTTGATTTTGTGGGAGAAGTTGTTTCTGGTGTGAATGAAGGAGTTGGTGAGTACATCATTCCGATAGAGATAGGTTCCCCACCAATAGCCCAACATGTAATCATGGACACTGGGAGTGACCTAATCTGGGTACAATGCCAAAAGTGCCAGCAATGCCATAGCCAATTTGACCCTATTTTTGATCCGGCACGATCTTCTAGTTACACAGAAATACCATGTGAATCTTCAGCTTGCGATAGACTCAATGGAAAGCAGGATTGTGATCGTGAGGGTAGTTGCTCATACCGGGCATCATATGCTGATGTGTCTGAGTCCAAGGGAACCCTTGTGTTTGAAACTATAGTGTTTGGGGACGTTAGAATCCTAAACATGGCTATAGGGTGTGGTTATATGAACAAGGGCACATTTGGTCATCAGGCTGGGATTATGGGATTGGGAGCTGGACCCTTATCTCTTGTGTATGAGATTCCAGTTGGTGGATTTTTCAGCTACTGTTTGCCCAGCAGAGATAGCCAGGTGTCTGGATCGCTTGTAATAGGAAAAGAAGCTATCTCAACAGGTTCTGTATGGGTTCCTTTGCTTTCCAGCATAAAGAACCCAAGTTTTTACTATGTTCGGATGATAGGGCTTGGAGTCGGAGGCATTCGGCTGCCTATTTCCGAAGATATTTTTCATCTAACAGAATCAGGTGATGGAGGAGTGATCATAGACTCGGGGACCACCGTGAGTAGATTTCCAAAAGTAGCTTATGAAGCATTCCGTGATGCTTTTATTGCACAAACCATGGACATCCCTCGAGCACCCGGAGTGGATTTGTTTGATACTTGTTTTAACCTACCCAACACAATAGATATGCCATTAGTGTCTTTCCATTTCTGGAGTGATATTGGTGAGGTATCATTGGTGATTCCACCAAGAAACTTTCTTGTTGTTGTAGACAATATGAGAACAGCTTGTTTTGCTTTCGCTCCATCACCTGCCTCATTTTCCATCATTGGGAATATCCAGCAAGAGCAGATCAAGATTTCATATAATACAGTTGGTGGAACTTTGGGATTTGGTCCTGACCTTTGCATGTAA